Part of the bacterium genome, TGGTCCGATGGACGAATGTATCATTTGATTACTCGCGGTCGCGGAAACATGGCGAGCTATGCCTATCAACTTACCCCGGAACAACGATGGGCGGTAGTTCATTACATTCGCGCACTCCAGCGCGCGGGTAATCCATCGACAGCGGATTTACAGAAATTTAAGAGTGGCGGCATCGGCTTTGAAAACGATGAGCCCGACACAACGTACGGCGTACTCTGGCCAAAGAAATAGCGCATTCCGGAGCAGCGGTTATGTCCATGCACGACTATAAGATTACGACAATTCCCAACCCCGGTCCCTGGAATGTTCCAGCGAAGACCATCTCGATGTTCACTGGCGTTGCGGCTATCGGCGCAATTCTATGGGGCATCGGTTTGGCAATGGATCCGTTGCGAGGATGGTCGGCGTACATCATCAATTTTTGTTTTGTCTTTTTCTTCGCATTGTCCGGCGTTGTGTTTACTGCCATTCAATACATGACGAGTGCACAATGGTCGCCAGCGATTCGCCGCATTCCCGAAGGGATGACAGCGTTTCTTCCGTTGGGAATTCTCTTCATCGCTCTCTATTGGTTTGGCGTACCGAAGCTGTATGAATGGTCAGACACCTGGACGAATTTTCATGGACTAAGCAGCGAAGTACATCGGACGAAAACAACGTGGTTATCGCAACCGTTTTTCACTGTGCGGCAAATCATCTTTGCGGCCATTTGGTTGTTGTTCGCAACGCTAATGGTGAAGAATAGCCTCAAGCAGGATAAGGAAAATGCCCCGCAGTTGTCGAAAGTCAATACCAAACTATCGATTGCATTTATTATTTTCTTTGCGTTGTCGTTTTCGGTAGCGAGTTACGACTGGTTGATGTCGCTCGAGCCGACTTGGTTCTCGACAATGTTTGGCGTCTATACTTTTACCGGACTTTTTCAGAGTGGTATTGCTGTCATTGCGATTTTTGCAATTCTCATGCGACGGAGCGGAGCACTACCGATTACAAAGAGCGGTCATATTCGTGATCTTGGCGGTTTCATCTTTGGTATGTCTACTTTTATGTCGTACATCGGATTTAGTCAGTATATGCTGATTTGGTATGCGAATTTACCGGAAGAGACATTCTACTTCATGAAGCGGTCGCAAGAAGGTTGGTGGATCATTTTTGTGTTACTGCCGCTCTTAAAGTTTGTAATCCCATTTGCTTTTTTATTGAGCGCGGATGCGAAGCGAAACGAAAAAGTATTGCTCTTTGTAGCGGGATGTGTCATCGCTGGTCAGTGGCTCGATCTCTATTGGATGGTACTACCTGCGCATTATGCAAAGCTAACGCTACCGGGGATCGCTGATGTCGGCGGGTTGCTGTTCTTTTCCGGGCTCTTTATCGTTATGACCCTGCGGTTCTACAAGAAGCATTCGGTGTTACCAGTGGGTGACCCGGGAATTCTGAAGAGCCTGAACTGGGGTGCTTAACTTAGTGATTCGGCAACTTGCCCGACGTTTTCGTTCGTTTTCGTTGCTTGAGAAGTTGTTTGCAATATTTGGAGATTTCCCGTCACTTGGGATAACCGATGAATAAAAAATCCGAGACTACTCATCCTGTTTTATGGTTCCTGTTAACTGCGATTGCTGTCGCTGTTGTGACGGTGATATTCTTGCGGGGATTTCAACAAGGGGTGAAGGTAGGGGCTAATACTCCGCCGGACTCCCTGCGCAAAGCCGATGCGCCGGTAGGCCCCGATTTCCGGAAATTAAGGATTGCCACTCCGGAAGTGGTTGCGAAGGGGAAACAGCTTTTTGCGACCAATTGCGTTAGTTGCCATGGTGCCGAAGGAAAAGGCGACGGTCCAAAATCGGCAGAGTTGAACCCCAAACCCCGTAACTATCAAACTGAACAATTCAAGAATGGCAACGCACCGTTAAAGCTCGCTGCTACGCTCCAAAAGGGATTGGGTCAAATGCCGGCATTCCCATTGATGCCGGTCGAAGATCGCTTTGCGATAGTCCATTTTGTTCGCACACTGATACCGAATCCGACCGATGACGATTCTGCCGCTATCGCCGCATTACCGACGCCGGAACAAAGCGTTAGTAACATTCCGGCTATTGCGGCGACCGAAGCGCCGGGACCGCGGATTCCAATTCAACTTGCCATGAAGTTGATTGCTGAGGAATCGAATACGCGCGGAGCTGCCTCGACTTCAAAACTGCCACTATGGTTAACCCAAAAGAATGTAAACGCTCGCTGACCATTCAAAGTTAAGTTAAGGAAGTCGAAAACGCGGATAATAAATCCGCGTTTTTTGTGTAAGTCTTGTTTCATCACAATTCTAACTACTGATAAATCCACAAAGTTCTGTGGAAATATTCGAAAACCAACTTAGCCTCTTGCATTTCC contains:
- a CDS encoding c-type cytochrome, which codes for MNKKSETTHPVLWFLLTAIAVAVVTVIFLRGFQQGVKVGANTPPDSLRKADAPVGPDFRKLRIATPEVVAKGKQLFATNCVSCHGAEGKGDGPKSAELNPKPRNYQTEQFKNGNAPLKLAATLQKGLGQMPAFPLMPVEDRFAIVHFVRTLIPNPTDDDSAAIAALPTPEQSVSNIPAIAATEAPGPRIPIQLAMKLIAEESNTRGAASTSKLPLWLTQKNVNAR